In Pelmatolapia mariae isolate MD_Pm_ZW linkage group LG13, Pm_UMD_F_2, whole genome shotgun sequence, a genomic segment contains:
- the mkks gene encoding McKusick-Kaufman/Bardet-Biedl syndromes putative chaperonin has product MSRLSKKSPSVCTDMPLDNTDICSKLHLLKQILTSCFGPTGRLKQVHNNIGGHVVTTSASSVLLSSVSSSQPFINLIKTSILNHVSRFSDCGLFAAILCLSLIEQIKKSALRESVAIRVNNYLLTLCISYLQREDCGCRVKLDFCSTQNLITLARSVISSKPACLLTEPETLHISKLAVQAFLLTVPCSSPGIVSFGRIVTVPVEGHSVLNSEVLPGLLVEMPDGLSEEDKLLNPLSVVLFSASLAGDISELGDGVIEAHPDVDTDSQILGQLLELGRQVINDEVKLFMCQKVIHPVLQQYLRSHGVIVVERLGIALMEPLTQLTGAQPVATLHTTIPPKTYGKVKDLCIKHFGSKTMLHLFPLGESAICTMILCHRNQTMLNELKVVCQTAEHVLRLTLREPFALVGGGCTETNLAAYVRHKSKSEVPETASVLMCSQTEYLLGVELFCCALESAAGALEHDGGSSLIDLTHAHRWMLPADAIKETMEESLGFCGCGLVQSSPSKKWTYLNTKYSDFCPSPVFRDTRVQPRVLDSFTAKLSALQVAVETANLALDVKYIIQDMN; this is encoded by the exons ATGTCTCGACTCAGCAAGAAATCTCCATCTGTTTGCACTGATATGCCACTGGACAACACTGATATTTGCAGCAAGCTTCACCTGCTGAAACAGATACTAACGTCTTGTTTCGGTCCCACAGGTAGACTGAAACAAGTTCACAACAACATTGGAGGACACGTCGTGACCACCTCTGCCTCCTCGGTTCTTCTTTCATCCGTTTCCTCCTCGCAGCCTTTTATCAATCTCATAAAAACCTCCATCCTCAACCACGTCTCTCGCTTCAGCGACTGCGGTTTGTTTGCAGCTATCTTGTGCCTTTCTCTTATTGAACAAATCAAAAAATCTGCTCTCAGGGAAAGCGTGGCTATCAGAGTGAACAACTACCTGCTCACTCTGTGTATCAGCTACCTTCAACGAGAAGACTGTGGTTGTAGAGTGAAGCTCGACTTCTGCAGCACTCAGAACTTGATCACGTTAGCTCGCAGTGTTATCTCCAGCAAACCCGCATGTTTACTAACAGAGCCCGAGACGCTTCACATTAGCAAACTGGCTGTGCAAGCTTTTTTGCTCACCGTTCCCTGCAGCAGTCCAGGTATAGTCAGTTTTGGCAGAATAGTGACTGTTCCTGTAGAAGGTCATTCTGTGCTAAACTCTGAAGTGCTTCCAGGTTTACTGGTGGAGATGCCTGATGGCCTGAGCGAGGAAGACAAACTTTTAAATCCCCTCAgtgttgtgcttttcagtgcATCTCTTGCTGGGGACATTTCTGAACTAGGAGATGGAGTAATTGAGGCCCACCCGGATgtagacacagactcacagatcCTGGGTCAACTTCTGGAGCTTGGCAGACAGGTGATTAACGATGAAGTGAAGCTCTTCATGTGCCAGAAGGTCATCCACCCAGTTTTGCAGCAATACCTGAGGAGTCATGGTGTCATAGTGGTAGAGAGACTGGGAATTGCTCTTATGGAGCCACTTACTCAGCTGACAG GGGCTCAACCTGTGGCCACATTACATACCACAATCCCACCCAAGACCTACGGGAAGGTGAAGGATCtctgtataaagcactttggatcCAAGACAATGCTGCATTTATTCCCTCTTGGGGAGTCTGCGATCTGCACAATGATCCTCTGCCACAGGAACCAGACCATGTTAAATGAGCTGAAG GTGGTGTGCCAGACGGCAGAACATGTACTGAGGCTCACTCTAAGGGAACCATTTGCCTTGGTTGGGGGTGGCTGTACTGAGACAAACTTGGCTGCTTATGTTAGACACAAG agcAAGAGTGAGGTACCAGAGACTGCATCGGTATTAATGTGCTCACAGACAGAGTACCTTCTTGGTGTGGAGCTATTCTGCTGTGCTCTGGAGTCTGCAGCTGGAGCGCTGGAGCACGATGGTGGGAGTTCTTTAATTGATCTGACTCATGCTCATCGCTGGATGCTCCCTGCAGATGCCATCAAAGAAACCATGGAGGAAAGTTTGGGCTTCTGTGGCTGCGGTCTGGTACAAAGTAGCCCAAGTAAGAAGTGGACTTATCTAAACACTAAATATTCAGATTTCTGTCCATCACCCGTGTTTAGAGACACTCGTGTGCAGCCACGTGTACTAGACTCCTTCACAGCTAAACTCAGCGCATTGCAAGTTGCTGTGGAAACTGCTAATCTTGCTCTGGATGTTAAATATATAATTCAAGATATGAATTAG